A genomic region of Podarcis raffonei isolate rPodRaf1 chromosome 13, rPodRaf1.pri, whole genome shotgun sequence contains the following coding sequences:
- the FBXL20 gene encoding F-box/LRR-repeat protein 20 isoform X2 — protein sequence MRREMNGVTKSRFEMFSNSDEAAINKKLPKELLLRIFSFLDVVTLCRCAQVSRAWNVLALDGSNWQRIDLFDFQRDIEGRVVENISKRCGGFLRKLSLRGCLGVGDNALRTFAQNCRNIEVLNLNGCTKITDATCTSLSKFCSKLRHLDLASCTSITNLSLKALSEGCPLLEQLNISWCDQVTKDGIQALVRGCGGLKALFLKGCTQLEDEALKYIGAHCPELVTLNLQTCLQITDDGLITICRGCHKLQSLCASGCSNITDAILNALGQNCPRLRILEVARCSQLTDVGFTTLARNCHELEKMDLEECVQITDSTLIQLSIHCPRLQVLSLSHCELITDDGIRHLGNGACAHDRLEVIELDNCPLITDASLEHLKSCHSLERIELYDCQQISRAGIKRLRTHLPNIKVHAYFAPVTPPPSVGGSRQRFCRCCIIL from the exons ATGTTCTCAAACAGTGATGAGGCTGCAATCAACAAAAAACTTCCCAAAGAACTGCTGCTTCG AATATTCTCCTTCCTGGATGTGGTCACGCTATGCCGTTGCGCTCAGGTCTCCAGG GCGTGGAATGTCCTGGCCCTGGATGGCAGCAACTGGCAGCGCATTGACCTGTTTGATTTCCAGAGGGACATAGAG GGGCGTGTAGTGGAGAATATTTCTAAAAGATGTGGGGGTTTCTTACGAAAGCTGAGCCTTCGTGGATGCCTAGGTGTGGGAGACAACGCATTAAG GACATTTGCACAGAACTGCAGAAATATTGAAGTGTTGAACTTGAATGGCTGCACCAAGATTACAGATGC GACATGTACTAGCCTTAGTAAGTTCTGCTCCAAACTCCGACATCTTGATCTAGCTTCCTGCACTTCAATAACCAACCTGTCCCTCAAAGCACTGAG CGAGGGATGCCCTCTACTGGAGCAGCTCAATATATCATGGTGTGACCAAGTGACCAAAGATGGCATCCAGGCTTTGGTGAGAGGCTGCGGTGGACTCAAAGCTCTGTTTCTTAAAGGCTGCACGCAG CTGGAGGATGAAGCTCTCAAATACATTGGGGCACACTGTCCTGAACTGGTGACTTTGAATTTGCAGACCTGCTTG CAAATAACAGACGATGGCCTCATTACAATATGTAGAGGGTGCCACAAGTTACAGTCTCTGTGCGCCTCTGGCTGTTCCAACATCACCGACGCCATCTTGAACGCTTTAGGGCAAAACTGTCCAAGGCTTAG AATATTGGAAGTGGCTCGGTGTTCTCAGCTCACTGATGTGGGGTTTACCACGCTGGCTCGG AATTGTCATGAGCTTGAAAAAATGGACCTGGAAGAGTGTGTTCAG ATAACAGACAGCACATTAATCCAGCTCTCCATACACTGTCCACGGCTTCAGGTTTTG AGCTTATCGCACTGTGAGCTGATCACTGACGATGGGATTCGCCACCTGGGCAATGGTGCCTGCGCCCACGACCGCCTGGAGGTGATTGAGCTGGACAACTGCCCTTTGATTACAGACGCCTCCTTGGAGCACCTCAAGAGCTGCCACAGCCTGGAGAGGATAGAGTTGTACGACTGTCAACAGATTTCACGGGCTGGAATCAAGAGACTCAGG ACCCACTTACCCAATATTAAAGTCCACGCCTACTTCGCACCCGTGACCCCACCACCATCTGTGGGGGGCAGCAGACAGCGCTTCTGCAGATGCTGCATCATCCTATGA
- the FBXL20 gene encoding F-box/LRR-repeat protein 20 isoform X3: MPLRSGLQGKNVCKLVLAWNVLALDGSNWQRIDLFDFQRDIEGRVVENISKRCGGFLRKLSLRGCLGVGDNALRTFAQNCRNIEVLNLNGCTKITDATCTSLSKFCSKLRHLDLASCTSITNLSLKALSEGCPLLEQLNISWCDQVTKDGIQALVRGCGGLKALFLKGCTQLEDEALKYIGAHCPELVTLNLQTCLQITDDGLITICRGCHKLQSLCASGCSNITDAILNALGQNCPRLRILEVARCSQLTDVGFTTLARNCHELEKMDLEECVQITDSTLIQLSIHCPRLQVLSLSHCELITDDGIRHLGNGACAHDRLEVIELDNCPLITDASLEHLKSCHSLERIELYDCQQISRAGIKRLRTHLPNIKVHAYFAPVTPPPSVGGSRQRFCRCCIIL, encoded by the exons ATGCCGTTGCGCTCAGGTCTCCAGGgtaagaatgtttgcaaactagTACTG GCGTGGAATGTCCTGGCCCTGGATGGCAGCAACTGGCAGCGCATTGACCTGTTTGATTTCCAGAGGGACATAGAG GGGCGTGTAGTGGAGAATATTTCTAAAAGATGTGGGGGTTTCTTACGAAAGCTGAGCCTTCGTGGATGCCTAGGTGTGGGAGACAACGCATTAAG GACATTTGCACAGAACTGCAGAAATATTGAAGTGTTGAACTTGAATGGCTGCACCAAGATTACAGATGC GACATGTACTAGCCTTAGTAAGTTCTGCTCCAAACTCCGACATCTTGATCTAGCTTCCTGCACTTCAATAACCAACCTGTCCCTCAAAGCACTGAG CGAGGGATGCCCTCTACTGGAGCAGCTCAATATATCATGGTGTGACCAAGTGACCAAAGATGGCATCCAGGCTTTGGTGAGAGGCTGCGGTGGACTCAAAGCTCTGTTTCTTAAAGGCTGCACGCAG CTGGAGGATGAAGCTCTCAAATACATTGGGGCACACTGTCCTGAACTGGTGACTTTGAATTTGCAGACCTGCTTG CAAATAACAGACGATGGCCTCATTACAATATGTAGAGGGTGCCACAAGTTACAGTCTCTGTGCGCCTCTGGCTGTTCCAACATCACCGACGCCATCTTGAACGCTTTAGGGCAAAACTGTCCAAGGCTTAG AATATTGGAAGTGGCTCGGTGTTCTCAGCTCACTGATGTGGGGTTTACCACGCTGGCTCGG AATTGTCATGAGCTTGAAAAAATGGACCTGGAAGAGTGTGTTCAG ATAACAGACAGCACATTAATCCAGCTCTCCATACACTGTCCACGGCTTCAGGTTTTG AGCTTATCGCACTGTGAGCTGATCACTGACGATGGGATTCGCCACCTGGGCAATGGTGCCTGCGCCCACGACCGCCTGGAGGTGATTGAGCTGGACAACTGCCCTTTGATTACAGACGCCTCCTTGGAGCACCTCAAGAGCTGCCACAGCCTGGAGAGGATAGAGTTGTACGACTGTCAACAGATTTCACGGGCTGGAATCAAGAGACTCAGG ACCCACTTACCCAATATTAAAGTCCACGCCTACTTCGCACCCGTGACCCCACCACCATCTGTGGGGGGCAGCAGACAGCGCTTCTGCAGATGCTGCATCATCCTATGA
- the FBXL20 gene encoding F-box/LRR-repeat protein 20 isoform X1, which yields MSPWYVLSELGLQFCQMFSNSDEAAINKKLPKELLLRIFSFLDVVTLCRCAQVSRAWNVLALDGSNWQRIDLFDFQRDIEGRVVENISKRCGGFLRKLSLRGCLGVGDNALRTFAQNCRNIEVLNLNGCTKITDATCTSLSKFCSKLRHLDLASCTSITNLSLKALSEGCPLLEQLNISWCDQVTKDGIQALVRGCGGLKALFLKGCTQLEDEALKYIGAHCPELVTLNLQTCLQITDDGLITICRGCHKLQSLCASGCSNITDAILNALGQNCPRLRILEVARCSQLTDVGFTTLARNCHELEKMDLEECVQITDSTLIQLSIHCPRLQVLSLSHCELITDDGIRHLGNGACAHDRLEVIELDNCPLITDASLEHLKSCHSLERIELYDCQQISRAGIKRLRTHLPNIKVHAYFAPVTPPPSVGGSRQRFCRCCIIL from the exons ATGAGCCCATGGTATGTGCTTTCTGAACTGGGCCTCCAATTCTGTCAG ATGTTCTCAAACAGTGATGAGGCTGCAATCAACAAAAAACTTCCCAAAGAACTGCTGCTTCG AATATTCTCCTTCCTGGATGTGGTCACGCTATGCCGTTGCGCTCAGGTCTCCAGG GCGTGGAATGTCCTGGCCCTGGATGGCAGCAACTGGCAGCGCATTGACCTGTTTGATTTCCAGAGGGACATAGAG GGGCGTGTAGTGGAGAATATTTCTAAAAGATGTGGGGGTTTCTTACGAAAGCTGAGCCTTCGTGGATGCCTAGGTGTGGGAGACAACGCATTAAG GACATTTGCACAGAACTGCAGAAATATTGAAGTGTTGAACTTGAATGGCTGCACCAAGATTACAGATGC GACATGTACTAGCCTTAGTAAGTTCTGCTCCAAACTCCGACATCTTGATCTAGCTTCCTGCACTTCAATAACCAACCTGTCCCTCAAAGCACTGAG CGAGGGATGCCCTCTACTGGAGCAGCTCAATATATCATGGTGTGACCAAGTGACCAAAGATGGCATCCAGGCTTTGGTGAGAGGCTGCGGTGGACTCAAAGCTCTGTTTCTTAAAGGCTGCACGCAG CTGGAGGATGAAGCTCTCAAATACATTGGGGCACACTGTCCTGAACTGGTGACTTTGAATTTGCAGACCTGCTTG CAAATAACAGACGATGGCCTCATTACAATATGTAGAGGGTGCCACAAGTTACAGTCTCTGTGCGCCTCTGGCTGTTCCAACATCACCGACGCCATCTTGAACGCTTTAGGGCAAAACTGTCCAAGGCTTAG AATATTGGAAGTGGCTCGGTGTTCTCAGCTCACTGATGTGGGGTTTACCACGCTGGCTCGG AATTGTCATGAGCTTGAAAAAATGGACCTGGAAGAGTGTGTTCAG ATAACAGACAGCACATTAATCCAGCTCTCCATACACTGTCCACGGCTTCAGGTTTTG AGCTTATCGCACTGTGAGCTGATCACTGACGATGGGATTCGCCACCTGGGCAATGGTGCCTGCGCCCACGACCGCCTGGAGGTGATTGAGCTGGACAACTGCCCTTTGATTACAGACGCCTCCTTGGAGCACCTCAAGAGCTGCCACAGCCTGGAGAGGATAGAGTTGTACGACTGTCAACAGATTTCACGGGCTGGAATCAAGAGACTCAGG ACCCACTTACCCAATATTAAAGTCCACGCCTACTTCGCACCCGTGACCCCACCACCATCTGTGGGGGGCAGCAGACAGCGCTTCTGCAGATGCTGCATCATCCTATGA